From Haloglomus litoreum, the proteins below share one genomic window:
- a CDS encoding Ig-like domain-containing protein, translating into MTRIAPLGRHAPSRDRAVSAVLGAILVFGFLVAVLSVIQLGSVPVWNAGTEVEHSRQVQAEFQQFDAAVRRSVVEDSPATAVVTLGTDYPIRPFLYNPAPASGRLSTSGAGTLSVANVDVSGEADYPPPAGNTISGESQLLTYQPRYNEYTGAPVTRYEHGVLVREYDGSVRLLGDDLLADDRITLTAVRGDLNRTGVAPESVAVEPLSAPMRTVTVTNASAGPLVVRVPTGLSEATWEEYLSAEYASNGGHIVGDDAGVTVADGVLTVELEPGVSYELRLGAVGLGSETEAFAPRYLSTDTPSLLLRPLGGSTLDIRVYDRFNNPVGGVPVTFAAEDGLLGRSRVVTDESGRATVQYTAPAANGSTAVTVTMDRDGDGDTTDDGEQLTIPVTVLTVDDREDDIAAVNPAPGAERVRLVSATSDGPNASLTFDNDASSDLRMAAVRVSYYFSDDTTPPPPTGTFSYAGYQRQLTIPGEFAAVQGPDLAADGGTGETATVTIDSLKNNLKGDFMFLSVRYVDPAGEGYTTTYIVTIPD; encoded by the coding sequence ATGACCCGAATCGCTCCCCTCGGCCGGCACGCCCCGTCCCGCGACAGGGCGGTCTCGGCGGTGCTCGGTGCGATCCTCGTGTTCGGGTTCCTCGTCGCGGTGCTGTCGGTGATCCAGCTCGGGTCGGTTCCGGTCTGGAACGCGGGGACCGAGGTCGAACACAGCCGCCAGGTCCAGGCGGAGTTCCAGCAGTTCGACGCGGCCGTCCGGCGCTCGGTCGTGGAGGACAGTCCGGCCACCGCGGTCGTCACCCTCGGGACGGACTACCCGATCCGGCCGTTCCTCTACAACCCGGCCCCGGCGAGCGGCCGGCTCTCGACGAGCGGCGCCGGCACCCTCTCGGTCGCCAACGTCGACGTGTCCGGCGAGGCCGACTACCCGCCACCCGCCGGGAACACCATCTCCGGCGAGTCCCAGCTCCTCACCTACCAGCCGCGGTACAACGAGTACACCGGCGCGCCGGTCACCCGGTACGAACACGGCGTCCTCGTCAGGGAGTACGACGGCTCCGTCCGGCTGCTGGGCGACGACCTGCTCGCCGACGACCGCATCACGCTGACGGCGGTCCGTGGCGACCTGAACCGGACGGGCGTGGCGCCGGAGTCGGTCGCCGTCGAGCCCCTGAGCGCGCCGATGCGGACGGTGACGGTCACGAACGCGTCGGCCGGGCCGCTGGTCGTCCGCGTGCCGACGGGGCTCTCCGAGGCCACCTGGGAGGAGTACCTCTCCGCGGAGTACGCCAGCAACGGCGGCCACATCGTCGGTGACGACGCGGGCGTGACGGTCGCCGACGGGGTCCTGACGGTCGAACTCGAGCCCGGCGTGTCCTACGAACTGCGGCTGGGGGCGGTCGGGCTGGGGTCCGAGACGGAGGCGTTCGCCCCCCGGTACCTCTCGACCGACACGCCGTCGCTCCTCCTCCGGCCGCTCGGCGGCTCCACCCTCGACATCCGGGTGTACGACCGGTTCAACAACCCGGTCGGCGGCGTGCCAGTCACGTTCGCCGCCGAGGACGGCCTGCTCGGTCGGTCGCGGGTGGTGACCGACGAGTCGGGTCGCGCGACGGTGCAGTACACGGCGCCGGCGGCGAATGGCTCGACCGCCGTCACGGTCACGATGGACCGCGACGGCGACGGTGACACCACCGACGACGGCGAGCAGCTGACCATCCCCGTCACCGTCCTCACCGTCGACGACCGCGAGGACGACATCGCCGCGGTCAATCCGGCGCCGGGGGCCGAGCGGGTCCGGCTCGTCTCGGCCACCTCCGACGGGCCGAACGCCAGCCTGACGTTCGACAACGACGCCTCGTCGGACCTCCGGATGGCTGCCGTCCGTGTCTCGTACTACTTCTCCGACGACACGACCCCTCCGCCGCCCACCGGGACGTTCAGCTACGCGGGGTACCAGCGACAGCTGACGATCCCCGGCGAGTTCGCCGCGGTCCAGGGGCCGGACCTGGCCGCCGACGGCGGGACCGGCGAGACGGCCACCGTCACCATCGACTCCCTGAAGAACAACCTGAAGGGGGACTTCATGTTCCTCAGTGTCAGGTACGTCGACCCCGCGGGCGAGGGGTACACGACGACGTACATCGTGACGATTCCGGACTAG
- a CDS encoding type II secretion system F family protein, with the protein MASSPDEDASDDVAAPPGSDGHPDATDGAAMAQSLFEYTGQYRSPDLADTAELRERYGWVRTYFLTRPHNHRDLQRWLLQARSQTLYDEYLTWSVYYAVAAGLLGLVLGFLVTLALGAGGLLTGVTLPPTIVRLAPAPLVAIVSPVKEGLLRGLIVVGVGAGLGGLVWTVRYYYPREVASRRQRAIDFALPSAIVFMYALAKGGMSLPDVIDELATASDAYGDISEEFSAIQRDIDLFDSDIYASIRRARKLTPSHGLEQFLTDLVSLLESGGELDSFLKTESRVYLQRARNEQEEYLEFLAVLSEVFVVGLVAAPLFLIVIMVVINLLGASLLLELAAVVYLVLPLGMVGFAVVLSVFSEQFAPGEVELDVAGPAEIHADDGGADDIDADDPVYRQFRRNERTLALLESVSNPVRTLRERPALSMVVTGPLALGVLGWLLTTDRIPTTVAGWVADPVGVTLLVVLVPFYLVTVPYAVFEGLESRRREAFLQRFPETLNLLASANEMGINLRDSLEVVAEWSTGALADELRIVHNDIRWSDDVSGALRRLGNRLGVASMARTLTLVARAQRVSQDLATVLSIAAEDTHIAAELEARRRREMSSYLIVIVIGYLVFLAVIGLLTASFLDPIERIVSAAPAATDEPAFAFGSIPVDTYRLLFFHAVIIQAVGAGVIAGLLRDNRVASGLKYAIAMVTLGTVTFLLL; encoded by the coding sequence GTGGCGTCGAGCCCGGACGAGGACGCGTCCGACGACGTGGCGGCGCCTCCCGGCTCCGACGGCCATCCCGACGCGACGGACGGGGCCGCGATGGCCCAGTCACTGTTCGAGTACACGGGGCAGTACCGCTCGCCCGACCTCGCGGACACGGCCGAACTCCGCGAGCGATACGGCTGGGTCCGGACGTACTTCCTCACGCGTCCACACAACCACCGAGACCTCCAGCGCTGGCTCCTCCAGGCGCGCTCGCAGACCCTCTACGACGAGTACCTGACGTGGAGTGTCTACTACGCCGTCGCGGCCGGACTGCTCGGGCTCGTCCTCGGGTTCCTCGTCACGCTGGCCCTCGGGGCCGGGGGACTCTTGACCGGGGTCACGCTCCCGCCGACGATCGTCCGCCTCGCGCCGGCGCCACTCGTCGCCATCGTCTCACCGGTCAAGGAGGGCCTGCTGCGTGGACTCATCGTCGTCGGGGTCGGCGCGGGCCTCGGCGGGCTCGTCTGGACGGTCCGATACTACTACCCCCGGGAGGTCGCCTCCCGCCGCCAGCGCGCCATCGATTTCGCCCTCCCGAGCGCCATCGTGTTCATGTACGCCCTGGCGAAGGGTGGGATGTCGCTCCCGGACGTCATCGACGAGCTGGCGACCGCGTCCGACGCCTACGGCGACATCAGCGAGGAGTTCAGCGCCATCCAGCGCGACATCGACCTGTTCGACTCGGACATCTACGCGAGCATCCGGCGCGCCCGCAAGCTCACCCCCAGTCACGGCCTCGAGCAGTTCCTGACCGACCTGGTGAGTCTGCTGGAGTCGGGTGGGGAGCTGGACTCGTTCCTGAAGACCGAGAGCCGCGTCTACCTCCAGCGGGCTCGCAACGAGCAGGAGGAGTACCTGGAGTTCCTCGCGGTCCTCTCGGAGGTGTTCGTCGTCGGCCTGGTGGCTGCGCCGCTCTTCCTCATCGTCATCATGGTGGTCATCAACCTCCTCGGTGCGTCCCTGCTGCTGGAGCTGGCGGCGGTCGTCTACCTCGTGTTGCCGCTCGGGATGGTCGGGTTCGCCGTCGTGCTCTCGGTCTTCTCCGAGCAGTTCGCGCCGGGCGAGGTCGAACTCGACGTGGCGGGTCCCGCCGAGATACACGCCGACGACGGTGGGGCGGACGACATCGACGCCGATGACCCCGTCTACCGGCAGTTCCGTCGGAACGAGCGGACGCTGGCACTCCTCGAGTCGGTGTCGAACCCGGTCCGGACGCTCCGGGAGCGACCCGCCCTGTCGATGGTGGTGACGGGCCCGCTCGCGCTGGGTGTGCTCGGTTGGCTCCTGACCACGGATCGCATCCCGACGACCGTGGCGGGCTGGGTCGCCGACCCCGTCGGCGTCACCCTGCTGGTGGTTCTGGTCCCGTTCTACCTCGTGACGGTCCCCTACGCCGTGTTCGAGGGGCTCGAGTCACGGCGTCGGGAGGCGTTCCTCCAGCGGTTCCCCGAGACACTCAACCTGCTCGCGAGCGCCAACGAGATGGGTATCAACCTCCGGGACTCGCTGGAGGTCGTCGCGGAGTGGTCGACGGGCGCGCTCGCCGACGAGCTCCGCATCGTCCACAACGACATCCGCTGGTCCGACGATGTCAGTGGTGCGCTCCGGCGGCTCGGCAACCGGCTCGGCGTCGCCTCCATGGCGCGGACCCTGACGCTCGTCGCGCGGGCCCAGCGGGTCTCACAGGACCTCGCGACGGTGCTCTCCATCGCCGCGGAGGACACGCACATCGCCGCCGAACTGGAGGCCCGGCGCCGCCGGGAGATGAGCTCGTACCTGATCGTCATCGTCATCGGCTACCTCGTGTTCCTCGCGGTCATCGGGCTCCTGACGGCGAGCTTCCTCGACCCCATCGAGCGCATCGTCTCGGCGGCCCCGGCCGCCACCGACGAACCGGCGTTCGCGTTCGGTTCGATCCCGGTCGACACGTACCGGCTCCTGTTCTTCCACGCGGTCATCATCCAGGCGGTCGGTGCCGGTGTCATCGCCGGGCTCCTGCGCGACAACCGGGTCGCCAGCGGCCTGAAGTACGCCATCGCGATGGTCACGCTCGGCACGGTGACCTTCCTGCTACTATGA
- a CDS encoding type II/IV secretion system ATPase subunit, with amino-acid sequence MADDVNDVTEELASPPDQPDDSRPATSPDDTGDPASSGASPDADAVAGSVLADVASYFEDEPLPFGGDDAPTGTRRWLPFRSDTPLPLDDAPDESFVRDHWFDFGFLEANEIVETYWVRRPFAHVTVVYDPERRERSYHVSEPTLSGVERRVRYTLMDHIRRDLIFQEREEGEGSLTDAVIDQLRESMGRRASMIPPGSAHKVAYYIERDFARYGQLDPLMNDPAIEDISCDGNDVPVYVFHNQYRDLGTNITFEAEQLNSVVIRLAQLADKYISVSEPLVDGSLPDGSRIQLTLGEDVSRRGSNFTIRKFSEVPLTPVELINFGTFSVEEMAYYWLAIENNRSLVFAGGTGSGKTSSMNAVSFFIPPGSKVVSIEDTSEITLPHDNWVQSLTRASISASGRGEVTTYQLLQAALRQRPEYILVGEIRTDPQVAFTFFQAIGTGHTAYTTFHADSIEGVLSRLQNQPLEIPAQMIRELDIVSVQRQAYLGRERVRRTDEVVEILPETTDPGTVETRDVFSWDPETDTHERVGEGESHVLSTIAAERGWSEQELTAEVEARELVLRYLIENDVTEYRPVASTIHMFILEPEEILAAIEDGSFDPYDLPEVT; translated from the coding sequence ATGGCAGACGACGTGAACGACGTGACGGAAGAGCTGGCTTCGCCACCCGACCAGCCCGACGATTCGCGGCCCGCCACGTCGCCTGACGACACCGGGGACCCAGCCAGTTCGGGGGCGTCACCTGACGCCGACGCGGTCGCCGGGTCGGTGCTCGCCGACGTGGCCTCGTACTTCGAGGACGAGCCGCTCCCCTTCGGTGGCGACGATGCGCCGACGGGGACCCGTCGATGGCTCCCGTTCCGGAGCGATACGCCGCTCCCGCTGGACGACGCACCCGACGAGTCGTTCGTCCGGGACCACTGGTTCGACTTCGGATTCCTCGAGGCGAACGAGATCGTCGAGACGTACTGGGTGCGCCGCCCGTTCGCCCACGTCACCGTCGTCTACGACCCGGAGCGGAGGGAACGGTCGTATCACGTCTCCGAGCCGACGCTCAGTGGCGTCGAGCGCCGGGTCCGGTACACGCTGATGGACCACATCAGACGCGACCTCATCTTCCAGGAGCGAGAGGAGGGTGAGGGTTCGCTGACCGACGCCGTCATCGACCAGTTGCGGGAGTCGATGGGCAGACGCGCCTCGATGATCCCGCCCGGGTCGGCCCACAAGGTCGCCTACTACATCGAGCGCGACTTCGCCCGGTACGGTCAGCTCGATCCGTTGATGAACGACCCCGCGATAGAGGACATCTCGTGCGACGGCAACGACGTCCCCGTGTACGTCTTCCACAACCAGTACCGGGACCTCGGGACGAACATCACGTTCGAGGCCGAGCAGTTGAACTCCGTGGTCATCCGCCTCGCCCAGCTCGCGGACAAGTACATCTCGGTCTCGGAGCCGCTCGTCGACGGCAGCCTGCCGGACGGGTCGCGCATCCAGCTCACGCTCGGTGAGGACGTGAGTCGACGGGGCTCGAACTTCACCATCCGGAAGTTCTCCGAGGTACCGCTGACGCCGGTCGAACTGATCAACTTCGGCACGTTCTCGGTCGAGGAGATGGCCTACTACTGGCTCGCCATCGAGAACAACCGCTCGCTCGTCTTCGCCGGGGGCACCGGGTCCGGCAAGACGAGTTCGATGAACGCCGTCTCCTTTTTCATCCCGCCGGGGAGCAAGGTCGTCTCCATCGAGGACACCAGCGAGATCACGCTGCCGCACGACAACTGGGTGCAGTCGCTCACCCGCGCCTCCATCAGCGCCAGCGGGCGCGGCGAGGTCACGACCTACCAGCTGTTACAGGCCGCGCTGCGCCAGCGCCCGGAGTACATCCTCGTCGGCGAGATCCGGACCGACCCGCAGGTGGCGTTCACCTTCTTCCAGGCCATCGGGACCGGCCACACGGCCTACACGACGTTCCACGCCGACTCCATCGAGGGGGTGCTCTCGCGGCTCCAGAACCAGCCCCTCGAGATCCCCGCACAGATGATCCGCGAACTCGACATCGTCTCGGTCCAGCGCCAGGCGTACCTCGGCCGTGAGCGGGTCAGACGGACCGATGAGGTGGTCGAGATCCTCCCGGAGACCACGGACCCCGGGACCGTCGAGACCCGTGACGTGTTCTCCTGGGACCCGGAGACCGACACGCACGAGCGCGTCGGTGAGGGTGAGTCCCACGTCCTCTCGACCATCGCGGCCGAGCGGGGCTGGAGCGAGCAGGAGCTGACCGCCGAGGTCGAGGCGCGGGAACTCGTCCTCCGGTATCTGATAGAGAACGACGTCACCGAGTACCGACCGGTCGCCTCGACCATCCACATGTTCATCCTCGAGCCCGAGGAGATCCTCGCGGCCATCGAGGACGGGTCGTTCGACCCCTACGATCTCCCGGAGGTCACCTGA
- a CDS encoding pyridoxamine 5'-phosphate oxidase family protein, with protein MVTEDVTEFLERQGYGVLSLADEGRAYGIPVSYGYDADEGRFVLEIVNTPDSEKQRFIDASTEVSLTVLEYGDPDTWQSAIARGTLTPLAEDEVSDRLAALFFAQAEDVAKEIRWSDFEQFERRWYELDVAELSGRHGGSLTYR; from the coding sequence ATGGTTACCGAGGACGTGACGGAGTTCCTCGAACGGCAGGGGTACGGGGTGCTCTCGCTCGCGGACGAGGGACGGGCGTACGGGATACCGGTCTCGTACGGCTACGACGCGGACGAGGGGCGGTTCGTCCTCGAGATCGTCAACACGCCCGATAGCGAGAAGCAGCGGTTCATCGACGCGTCGACGGAGGTTTCGCTCACGGTCCTCGAGTACGGCGACCCGGACACCTGGCAGAGCGCCATCGCACGCGGGACGCTCACGCCGCTCGCGGAAGACGAGGTCTCCGACCGGCTCGCGGCCCTGTTCTTCGCGCAGGCCGAGGACGTGGCCAAGGAGATCCGCTGGTCGGACTTCGAGCAGTTCGAGCGACGGTGGTACGAACTCGACGTGGCCGAACTCTCCGGTCGCCACGGCGGCTCGCTCACCTACCGGTGA
- a CDS encoding GNAT family N-acetyltransferase has product MSQPQEGRMTVYRGHFPPLDERYRVREPPQTIEDGEGRQIDIRAYGDGPVADERAALVELYLDYDPDDRTLGIPPVTPERIGKWQDAMLAGYCVLAWHGDRPVGQAVLVPDGDEGYEFAIFLDGEYQGAGIGTRLTEAVLSHGRAHGVEDVWLLVERDNRPAVRLYRTVGFVVIEDTGYDIEMGLSMGVERPQALPGAAAD; this is encoded by the coding sequence ATGAGCCAGCCGCAGGAAGGGCGGATGACCGTGTACCGGGGACACTTCCCGCCGCTGGACGAGCGCTACCGGGTCCGGGAGCCGCCGCAGACCATCGAGGACGGCGAGGGCCGACAGATCGACATCCGGGCGTACGGCGACGGCCCGGTGGCCGACGAACGGGCGGCGCTCGTGGAGCTGTACCTCGACTACGACCCCGACGACCGCACGCTGGGAATCCCGCCGGTCACACCCGAGCGTATCGGCAAGTGGCAGGACGCGATGCTCGCCGGCTACTGCGTGCTGGCGTGGCACGGCGACCGACCGGTCGGACAGGCGGTCCTGGTTCCCGACGGCGACGAGGGATACGAGTTCGCCATCTTCCTCGACGGCGAGTACCAGGGCGCCGGCATCGGGACCCGACTGACCGAGGCGGTGCTGAGTCACGGGCGCGCACACGGCGTCGAGGACGTCTGGCTGCTCGTCGAGCGCGACAACCGGCCCGCCGTCAGGCTCTACCGGACCGTCGGCTTCGTCGTCATCGAGGACACCGGCTACGACATCGAGATGGGCCTGTCGATGGGCGTCGAGCGGCCGCAAGCACTCCCTGGGGCGGCGGCCGACTGA
- a CDS encoding DUF7560 family zinc ribbon protein codes for MSCEEEQEFTFRCPECGERLEVNGPMRETLIERGCVICSAAVTAAAFSD; via the coding sequence ATGAGTTGCGAGGAGGAACAGGAGTTCACCTTCCGGTGCCCGGAGTGTGGCGAGCGGCTGGAGGTGAACGGACCGATGCGGGAGACCCTCATCGAGCGCGGGTGTGTCATCTGCAGTGCGGCAGTGACGGCGGCGGCGTTCTCCGACTGA